The genomic interval GGAGAGTAAAGAAAAAACTGTGAAGATTGGTGTCACTGGCGTAGACTCTAAAGTTTGGGAAGTAGTGAAGAAAGAAGCAAAGCAGGAAGGTATTAATATTGAATTTGTAGAGTTTCAAGATTACACAGCACCAAATAAAGCATTGAATGAAGGTGAAATTGATTTAAACGCATTCCAGCACTTTGCATTTTTAGATCAGTTTAAAAAGGATCATAATCTTGATATTTCAGTATTAGGTACGACAGTATTTGCACCACTTGGCGTATATTCAGAAAAAGTAAAATCAATTAAAGATATTAAAAAAGGAGATACAATTGCTATTCCTGACGATGTAACAAACCAGGCACGTGCGTTACGTTTGCTTGAAGCAGGAGGATTAATAAAGTTATCAGATGACTTTGGATTGTTTGGTGGTCCGGAAAAAGTTAAAGAAAACAAACTAGATATTAATATTAAACCAATTGATGCACAGCAAACACCACGCGTGTTACCAGATGTTGCAGCGAGTATTATCAATAACGGTGTTGCAGCACGTGCTGGTTTAAATCCTAAAAACGATCCAATTCTCCTTGAAGATTCAAACAGTAAAAATGTTGCTCCGTATATTAACGTTATCGCTGCACAAACGAAAGATAAAGATAATAAAACATATAAGAAAATTGTAGCATTGTATCATTCAGATAAAGCGAAAGACGCCTTAAAGGAAGACACGAAAGATGGCGAGATTCCTAAAAACTTAAATGCAGACGAAATTAAGAAAATTGAAGACAATCTGAAATAAATAATAGAGGTGTAAGACATTTGTCTTATACCTCTTTATCGATTTATTTTAAGTATATTATTATAAATAATCGTACTGATTACTTCAGGCGGCTCCGGGCAGTCATTTTGCAACCAGAAATATAACACCCCGAACTGACCACCGATCGTATAGCTGACGAAATAATCAGGATATTGAAGCGTCGTACTTGTTTCCAGAACATTCATATAGTTTGTACGCCAGTTTGAAAGTAGTTTCTGGGTAAAGTTCTGTGCTGGATGAAGTGTAAGTAGCACACGAAAGAATTGTCGGTGCTTATAAATATATTCAATCGTATGCGTTAAATATTTTTCAACAGAAGGTCGCTTATCTTTCGTTAAATGCAAATTTACAAAATCTTCATTTAATATTACTTCTAACTGCATGATATGGCTATCAATCAAACTATCCAGTAAAGCATATTTATCATCGAAGTATGCATAAAACGTCGAGCGATTAATCTGTGCTTCTGTACAAATCATCTTTATTGTAATTTCTCTGAAACGATATGTTTCCATCAACTGAATTAAGCTAGTTTCGATTAACTGTTTTTTATCCATATATATACTCATTTCTTCTTATTTAATAGTAGTAGTGCATTTATTTTACTCAATTTCCGACAAATTCACAATTATTGTTGGTTGAATGTTTATGAA from Macrococcus armenti carries:
- a CDS encoding MetQ/NlpA family ABC transporter substrate-binding protein, with the translated sequence MKKLFVLLLSLIVVLAACGSKESKEKTVKIGVTGVDSKVWEVVKKEAKQEGINIEFVEFQDYTAPNKALNEGEIDLNAFQHFAFLDQFKKDHNLDISVLGTTVFAPLGVYSEKVKSIKDIKKGDTIAIPDDVTNQARALRLLEAGGLIKLSDDFGLFGGPEKVKENKLDINIKPIDAQQTPRVLPDVAASIINNGVAARAGLNPKNDPILLEDSNSKNVAPYINVIAAQTKDKDNKTYKKIVALYHSDKAKDALKEDTKDGEIPKNLNADEIKKIEDNLK
- a CDS encoding TetR/AcrR family transcriptional regulator — protein: MDKKQLIETSLIQLMETYRFREITIKMICTEAQINRSTFYAYFDDKYALLDSLIDSHIMQLEVILNEDFVNLHLTKDKRPSVEKYLTHTIEYIYKHRQFFRVLLTLHPAQNFTQKLLSNWRTNYMNVLETSTTLQYPDYFVSYTIGGQFGVLYFWLQNDCPEPPEVISTIIYNNILKINR